A genomic segment from Castor canadensis chromosome 1, mCasCan1.hap1v2, whole genome shotgun sequence encodes:
- the LOC141425730 gene encoding olfactory receptor 8J3-like — MAPGNITQVTEFILIGVSDLPELQIPLFLVFLVIYGLTIIGNLGIITLTSVDARLQTPMYFFLRHLAIINFSNSTAIAPKMLINFLVNRKTTSYYECATQLGGFLVFIVAEVLMLAVMAYDRYVAICNPLMYVVVVSRRICLLLVSLTYLYGFSTAIVVTPCVFSVSYCSSNVINHFYCDIMPLLTLSCSDTYVPETIVFISAASNIVCSMTIVLASYFNIVLSILRIQSSEGRRKAFSTCASHMMSVTVFYGTLLFMYLQPRTNYSLDTDKLASVFYTLVIPVLNPMIYSLRNKDVKDALKRLMANPCYFLKPI, encoded by the coding sequence ATGGCTCCTGGAAATATCACCCAGGTCACTGAGTTCATTCTCATTGGTGTCTCAGACCTTCCTGAACTACAGATCCCCCTTTTCCTGGTCTTTCTGGTCATCTATGGGCTTACTATAATAGGGAACCTGGGTATCATCACCCTCACCAGTGTCGATGCTCGCCTCCAGACCCCAATGTACTTCTTCCTTCGACATCTGGCTATTATAAATTTTAGTAACTCGACTGCCATTGCTCCAAAAATGTTGATCAATTTTTTAGTAAATAGGAAAACCACCTCATACTACGAGTGTGCCACCCAACTTGGTGGATTCCTGGTTTTTATTGTGGCTGAGGTTTTGATGCtggctgtgatggcctatgaccgctacgTGGCGATTTGCAACCCTCTGATGTACGTGGTGGTGGTGTCTAGGAGGATCTGCCTTCTGCTGGTGTCCCTCACATACCTCTATGGCTTTTCTACAGCTATTGTTGTTACACCTTGTGTATTCTCTGTGTCTTACTGCTCTTCCAAtgttattaatcatttttactgtgATATTATGCCTCTGTTAACATTGTCCTGCTCTGATACCTATGTTCCAGAAACAATTGTCTTTATATCTGCAGCTTCAAATATTGTTTGTTCCATGACTATAGTTCTAGCATCTTATTTCAACATTGTTTTGTCTATTCTAAGGATTCAGTCatcagaaggaaggagaaaagcatTTTCTACTTGTGCTTCACATATGATGTCTGTGACAGTTTTCTATGGTACTTTACTGTTCATGTATTTGCAGCCTCGAACTAACTATTCATTAGATACTGATAAACTGGCTTCTGTGTTTTATACATTGGTGATTCCTGTGCTGAATCCCatgatctacagcctgaggaataaGGACGTGAAGGATGCCTTAAAGAGGCTCATGGCAAATCCATGCTATTTCCTTAAGCCAATATAG